The nucleotide sequence CAGTGTTAAGTAACCGAAACTGGGTTGACTCTACATGGAAACTGTAACAGTATTTAAAGCGGAATACATTTTATGCCTATATGTGTATTTCAATCTATATCTCTAACCGAAAGTTATATGATATCCGTGGAGGGTTCGTTCGGCAGGTTGGTCTGCTCATTGCGGTTTCCTTGGATCTACATATAAACCCTTGGCTTTGCCTGCCCAGAGTTTAGTTGGATTTCAGACTCAAAACAAGATGCTGTTGCTTTGGATTGGCCTGCTGGGAGTTTGGAGTGTTCAAGGAGCCCAGGTCTATATGCAGTTCAATGGACAGGGGTACTCGTACGATACGGATAGAAGTGATGTAGCACCTAGTTATGGGTCATTATCCCTGGACTCCTTTGGACCCCTGCAATTTGTGCAGCAGGCTCTGAGAACTAGGACTCGTCCTCTTCCCAGGATTTCTTATAATACACAGGCAACCTCCTCGCTGACTAGAGGTTACCAAACAGGAATACCCAACCATCTGAAACCCCAACAGACCCGACAAAACTTCGATTTCAGCACCCACCAGATGTCCCACGCCCAGCACACCGATGAGTCGGGAAATGTCTTGGGCAGGTACTCCTACTACGATGAGGCTGGCTACCATGAGCTGAGCTACAAGGCGGGTGCCGGCATCGGATTTGTGGTCATGGGTGGCAATTTGGCCAAGGCCACCACCGCCGAACCCCACTCGGAAATCGAAATCGGAAACGGAATccaaacaaacgccttgacagGCTTTGAAGAGTTGCATAACTATCGTGGCTACacgtaaataaacaaattagcTGAACTCAACTACTGCTCGTTCTACTTGGGTGTTTTGTGTTATTTAGTGCAACTTTTTGGAGATCTGACAGCGTCAACTGTCAAGTCTGACATCTACGTGCTCGGGGATCTTAAATGCAGGTAGCTAAAGTCCAAGAATGAGTGACTATCAGCTAACGGGTACAGATATCTACACTCAGAAAATAAGCCGTTCGATAAATTCATGATTTGTTCCAGAAAGTTCAAAGttagaaattttaaaaaacaaaaaatgaaaacggATTGTTGTTaagcctttaaaaatatttatgatttttgcAGCCTTTTTTCCTGGGTGTAGTAATACGCCATTTTTAACTTGTAAGATTGTAAGCCTTTATAAAAATGAATACGGATGTTCTAAACTTTTTAGAGTATTAGCgccattttttaaatatcttaaattggaaagtttaaaatataaatatattacttaTCTTATCTTCGGCGCCATTCGGTCAAGTTACAGTTTAAAAATCTACAAGAAATCTATTGGGATAAAAAGAGTATTAAAGAATGTCCAAGATTCAACTTTTATATAAAATGCGAAAATTCGTAGTCCATCGATATGGTAATATAAGCAATATTAAAACCGTAAAGTGCGGGTGCAATGCAATACTTTTATTTCTTTTCCTACACATACAATTTTGCATAAAGTATCTAATGGCAAACATTGTCAGTTTCTGATCGTAAATGGTTGTAAGAGCTTTAATTGTTTGGGCGCGTGCTTTGGCTCGAGTCAGCCTGTTAAATTTATGCACTTTATAAACCCTAATTGATTATCCGCTCATAAAAATGGCCGGACAAAGTCATTTTACAAATGGCCAGTGCATCCCAAAGCCAAATTGAGTCAGCTCTggcatttatatatttttgtttgggTAATTTCTTGTCGGAAAGAGACCAAAAATAATACAGCATTTGAAATGTTCGACGCGTGCGCGCACTTGCCAAATAATTCGAATCGAACGGAAAGCCTTGGCGTCCAAATCGTGGCCTAAATAAAATATGGGTATACTTCAGAGCCTTTCAAAACAAAGAAAAGCCCAAAATAATATGCATatctgcaaaaaaaaataataaaattattacaGAGGCCTGTTTGACCGAAAGTTTCACTGTCACAATTAAGTTTGATGTCAAGAGATCTAAGCGGTTAATTTCCCCGAAACAAGTTCCTACGCACTCCGAAAACTTTCTTCGGCGAATGCAGTAAAAGAACGTACAGAAGAGCACTAAAAAGCTTGCCACTGACATAGATTATACTTCTAGGGTTTGTTTGGTTCGCTTGGCCACGTTCTCAGCGTGGAATCAATGGCTCACCTGGGAAATAGCCGAGGTGCATAATTGGGTTAGCATAGCAGCCTGCATTGGAACCACAAATTACTGGGGCCCCAGCTCTCCCAGGTGCCAGTTAGCTGTTTCTTTTTATTATACCACACCAtgtaccataccataccatattATACCGAACCCCCCCATAAACAACGGTTTGCTTGGGCTGGGGCTCTCCTCCTCGCCGAAGGTCAGACTTAATTGGCCCAGGCCTAGGCAACGACATCCCACTAGCAGTCCCGTTTCGCCTGCATTTATAAATAGGCCCCAAGGTCTCTGGGTCTCTGAGTCTTGGGTCTTCAACTCCTCGGCTGCTTGGGTTTCTGCCGGAGTTCGATTTATCGCCTTTTGATTGCTGCATTCCAATTGTGGATCAGGTGGTGCGTGTGGCGCATTCGGGGCTTTGCATTTACAACGTGTTGCTGCTAATTTCGTATGCTCCCCCCGGCGCTGCACATTCGAAACCATAAATCTTGTGGCACTTTTATATGCCTGTGCGTGTGCCACAAAGGTCGAGCCCCAAGTTCGATCCTGGTTAATCAAGAAATATGTATTATTATTGCCTGCACTTCGGGAATCAGTAGCTGGCTGGCTGCCTGCGGTCCTAAAAACCAATAAAAGAATACAATGCAGTCGAATCACAACGCAGTTTATTGGAAAATTAATGGTTCTGGCCTGATAAAGACTTTGGTTAGCCAAGAAAACAAATGACTTAAGGCACGAACTCGAAATGGAAATCAATTCGCCTGATCTGCAACatttcttatttatgattACCCATCAAAAATGCCCCGAAGCTAAGCCTTAATCCTGACATCTGTTGATACCCGAGAAGTGTGTGAATTCTTCACGGCGAATTTGCTGTCCaatcaaatcaaatcagaAAAAGAACAAGATTCTTAAGCAGCCGCTTTGTGCGAAACTTTCTAACGAGTTTCAggcaaacattttaattgaattgcCCAACAAGCATGATTCTTAAGACCCTTACCATTTTGGCTTATGTCATGTTTTTTCGGGGCCCGTTCCGAGCTGATTACCTCTCCACTTCCCACACGCATTTCGCTTCTATTCTGGGGGCTCACTCCACTTGTAATGGCCAGACACCGTCACACTCAATCAAGCCAATAAACGGCCAATTAATCAAAGTCAGCGGAGTGTTTCTGGATTCTGGCTAGGCGATTCTACATAGGTGTGAAACAGTAGCGTGAAGAAGAAGCCCCTGTCAGCACATACTATACAACATGGTTTTTGGCGAAATAGGCGATATGTTAGGCAAACTAGGTATTTGCCTAGGCAAAAGGGAGGGATACCAGAGATTTCCATCTGCGAAATCCTAGAGTTGGAAGCCTGAATATCAATTGAAGTTGGTTACCCCTGTGTAAGCGTATCTGACTGATCCACGCCCCCAGATAAAAGCCAGGCCAAGGCGCTCGTCTACGTGCTTAAGACTCTGTTTTCTCTTCGgctctctcttttttttccaACCAAAAGCCCAATTCTCTTACACCTGAATCGGGCCCTGTTTTCTTGGCCATTTCTTTCGCCTCGTCGTTTGCATCGctaatggaaatggaaatgttaTAAACAGACGCGCTGGGCCCGGCCAGCACTCAGTTCATCTTCAGTCGTCGTCTGGCTCGCTGGCTTTTGGCTCTTGGTTCTTGGTAGGAGGCCCACTTCCAGTCCCTTTTTTATAGTGCgtgatacaaaaaataaaaaccgcAAAGAACACGGTTCTGAAACAATCGTAAATTGAACGCTTAACAGGATTGGCTTTTAGTGCAACCGTGTGTGTGATTTTAAATCGTGATCATTCAGAGTGCCACTCATACCGTTTCTCGTTTTGCAGTTCAAGGATATTCTGTCAAGGCTGCCAAGAATCCAATAAAATATCTGAAACTATTCCACAGAATTTGTCATAAAAATGCGCTTCCTTGCTGTAagtaaaaaaagaaaacttaTTCACTTTTTGGGAATTCGAAACGAAACTAGTTTATACCTGACCGCAATTAATCAGTTATTGCTCTGTGCCGCCGTTGAACTCATTATCTCGTCAACTGGCCCAAGTTCGTGCCTTGAGTCTTTCGTTTCTTTCACTTCTGAATTGAAATGAACTTTCACTAAGCGACATTTTAGGTTCTTGCCGCGATTTTTAGCTTCTTCTGGCCACGGAAATTAGCCTTAATTATGCTCTGTGCCATATGCAAATATTGTTAATGTGCTTAGAATCTTTTTTAGGCATTATAATAATCACAAATCAATTTGAATGCCAAGAACTCTATTAAGacttttgtttaaaaatcGAAAGGTTAGGCTCTCTTTGTGCCAGTTATTATATTCAAGAGAGTTTCAAAAGACTTAATCCCTTTTGAAAAGtaaaaaactttttgataCTCCATCGGAACGTGACAATATTCTAGCCCCACCCTAAGTTAAAAAGTGAGAATGAATCATTTGAATTATGCGAATTATCTCCTGCATTATTCATAATCCCATTAAGAAAAGCACGCCCTTAAAAGTCAAAACTGGCCAGCGCCTGTTTTATAAGGAACAATACCATTCAATTATAACCATAAGCCTCACGAACATTTACAATGAAAAGcccaaaaaataattatgacTCGAAGAACATAAAATTAATATGCCACAAACGTAAGAAAATCATGCGTGGGCTAACAAATGGTAATAAATATCTTCTTTCTCTCGGCCCACTACCCACTATTAAACAATCGAGCACATTTGTGTGGTGTTCTTAAGATATAGGTGCATTGGTTTCTCTACGACTCTTCGAACGTGTTTATAGTGGTTCATAAATTGATTAATTTATGGGTGTATAGACAGGTAAACCACACGTCCCTGCCTTAAAGACCATCAATCGCTGCTCAATTAGCTCCATCCGATTGTCTCTGGATTATCATTTAACCCAAAAGAGAGGCCTGATCGAAAGAAGAGAACCTTTATATCTTGTTTGAGAACATAAAACGCAGCGCTTCAACTTTGCATTCGAGCCATTAACCCAGTTTATTTTTGGACAAGACACACCCGATACCAAGTTTCGTTCTTATAAATAAGGTAATACAGCCACAAAAGAAAGCGGACGGAAATATATCTTAAGACCAAGATCGAGGGATGCAGGAGATCTTGCAAATCAATGACGACGGACCAGGTTCGACAGCCTCTTGGCCGGAATCAGTTCTTTTTTTCGAGCTATGCTTTGGCCCGAAATCGTAACAGACGCCTAGAGGTTCAGGTCAATGACACAACACGAGCCCCGACTTCAGACTCAGACTCCAAATCAGATCCAGCTTTAGCTTTGGCTCTTGGGTCTCAGTTCCTCTCGGCTTAGTGACATTTCGGTGGTGATAGATGGGCGTGCTGGTTAACGGTTGCGTCAATATTGACTTTACTTCGCCAAAGATTTGGAGAGCCGGCGAGAGTGAGTCAAATATTTGCCGATCGTGAGGTTCTTGACAATCGTGTGTATAGGGAAAATCCGCCGAGAAGTACCCGCACATCAGGTGTTCTTTGCCAGCTGGCTCTCACTTTTCGAATCAGCACAAGaaattatgcaaattttcTGGAGGAGTCGAGGGAAAGACTTTCGCGAGGGACTTGACCGCATTCCATTCGTGTACCTCTTGCATCTATTACGACATCGGAATACCATATAAACCATATCTATTGGGCGGAATACAAGATCAATCACTTATTGTCTACTCCCCTTATCTTTCAGCTTTCAACACTGCTCCTGGCCTCTTTGGCCCTCAGCCAGGCCCAACAATCCGGTGGACTGGCGGTCGAGTAAGTACCCTAGTAACTAGTTACCCAGTCCTAAGACCCCCGATTAACAACCAAAAATGCCTGCCAAATGTGACTGTGTCAACGCTAATTGCTCATTCCAAGTAGAAGTTGATGCGCTCGCCTAGATCTTTGTGACTAAACCAGACTTGTGACTAACCCCATAGAACTCATTGCCCCCCCACCCAAAAACACATTCCCCTGCATTAGCCACTAGAAGCTATCTTCACTAAGACAGAGAGAGAGACCACCAAACAACCCCACTTTCGTTTGCAGAATTCAGAAGCAGCGGCTGGTCAAATTTCCCGAGGAGTTTGAGCCCAGTGCGGCGCCTCCGTCCTCGGAAAAGGCGGACGAGGCCAAGCGCATCCTCGAGCAGATAGCCAAGGTCAACGAGGCCTTTGGCTACGTGAAGAAGCAGCCGGAGCAGCCCAAGCTGCCGCCCATCCTCGACTCCAGTCAGTATCTCTTCCCCAAGCCCGCCCATCAGCCCTTCCATGCCCATCAGCACCACTTTGCGGGCAGTAATGGTCAGACCCTACTGGAACCCTCAATTAGGGCGGTGAAACTCACGAGGAACGTGGCAGGGAGTTACAATCTGCCGCCCAGATTGCGTCACGCGGCAGAGAGCTCCTCCAAGGAGGAGAAGCAGAAAACCCAGCTGTACTTCCGACCCAACGAAGTGCAAGTGCCCAAACCCAGTTCGGAACAAGAAGCCCAACAACTGCCCGCCCACTTTGTGATACCCGTGCACCTGTACAAACTCAACAAGGACGAGTATCTCAAGGAGCACGCCTCCCAGGAATACAAGGTCAAGGGATACAAGATCATAGGCGACGTGGACAGCTTCTATGGCAAGGGAAAGGCTGCAAGGAAACAGGGCAAGACCACGCCCAAGTATCATCTGTTCTTCCTGCCCCGCGAACTGGCCCTTAACGAGGATGGTACTCCAAAGAGGGGGAACTCTACGACCATTGGAACCACTACCACCACTACGAAATCTCCTTCTCCAACTTCCGTGAACTTCAAGGAATACCGGTTGGATTCCCGAGAGAAGCCTATACATAAGTCTCAGCCTCAGAAGATTCAGCCCAGTTTGGCACCAGAGTTGATTACCCTGAGCTCTTTGAACAGAAAAAAAGTTAGTTTCACGGCAAAACCCGTGAGGTTGAGTGGAAAGGAAGCTGAACAGCAAATAACCCAGAGTTCTTCATCACTCAACATCAAATCCACATCTGCTCCTGCCCCTCTGAGTTCAACTTTACCGCCATCTGGTGGCCTTCTGCCCAATAGGAATCGCCTGAATCCCTTCCGCATGCCCGGCATGAATATCGCAGAGATGCAGAACCAAACCTCGGTGGCCATCAAGAATGCCTTCCAGAACATATTCAAGCTGCCCTTCCGACCTCCCATGGCGGCTTCAACTGTGGGAGAGGGTCCTGTGATCATGGGCAATGTGCCTGAGAAAAATCAGGCCATCGAATCTGTGGACTACAAGTGGGAGGATGAGAGCGAGGGAGCTGGCGATGGTATGATGTCCGATGATGTGGACACCGTAGAGAACACCGCGGCAGAACTGGACAACAGTGCATCCTCGGAGAAGCACCTGTTCGCCCACAAGACCCATCACCTGATGAACACCATCGGCCAAGTGGCCACCGCCCAGCAGAGCACCCAAAAGCAGGCTCTCCGCGAAGGAGGAATCATCATTCAGCGGCTGAAGGTGCGCAGGGGCGGCATTGCGATCGCAGGTCCAGGAGGCGTGGCCACAGCGGGCAGCGGTGGTACGGCTATTGTGGGTCCCGGAGGCTATGCCCTCACCCATCCACGCAGTCTCACCATCGCAGGTCCCGGGGCCAAGGTGATCTCCATACCGGCGAATGTGGACCTCAAAGATGCCCTGGCACGTACCGATCTGGAGACGAGGAGTTTTCCGAGGGAGGGCAAGATTGTGGCCACGGGACCCACGGTCTACTATGCCCCACCCACGGGCACAACCACGATGGAGGAGGCGGAACAGGGGGCGGGACAGTTTGAGTCTGAGGCTTAATCCTAATAGCCATTAGTTGGCATTTTTAGTTAGGATCTATAGTTGGTATTGTCTAgtgttttaataaatattcatattttgtaaATGTCTGGGCTTTTGCTTTCATCGTATAGACATAGACTGTATATAGTAGTTATAGATTAAACTCCTCCCATTAACCCTCACTTATCCCGCATGATATTAACCCGACACAGTTCTAACCCCTAGAAATGTTGCTGTAAATATTATCAGACTAACCGGCGGCTCTCTCCACCATTTTCCCCTATGCTATCCATTCCTAAACTATCCTAACCCAAGTGCCTACTGGCGCACCACCAACATCGAGGCCTGGCCACCAGGGGCACCCGTCGCACCCATCGAGAAGTCCGGAAAACTGATTGCGGGAACTGTTCCTGCCCAGGAACTCGCACCCTATGGAGCCTATCAGCCGGTACTCCTAAGGGCACCCTACTATGCCGCCTATCAACTTCCGTTGGCATATGTCTTGCAACCCAAACCCACCACTGATCAACCCACCACAGCTGAGATCACAACCACCACGGGCAGACCCGAAAACTTAGCCGATGACAGCTCCAGCGAAATCGAGATCGAGAAGCCAGAAAAGCTCCAGGCTCTACCCACAGAGAAGACACGAACCCTAACCCAAACTGGTGATCTGAAGAGCGATCTGGGTCTTCGCTCGGCGGTTAGCAAAATAAACCCCGACTATGTGATCGAAGAGATCGTTTCGGTGCCCGGCAAGCTAGTGATCTCCACCTCGGGGTCACCACGCTCCTCCAAGCAGCAACTGCAGAAGAAGATTGCCCCACAGAAGCTGAGAAAACAGGTTGCCCCCAAAGTGGAGGCCACCGGAAAGACCAGCACTAGCAACAGCAACTTCCCCCAGATCCCTTTCGGCAACTACTTCCTGCCCTACAGGCCGGAGGAGGCTCAGGCGATCCAGGGACGCAAGCAGGCGGCCCTCATCCTGGAACCCCATTCCAAGGCGGTGGTGGGAAATGGTGGCACTGCCATATCCACGCCCATTTCCAAGGCGTATCTGAAGAGGGGTGTGCCCACCAATGTCTACTTCAATCCGGAATCGGTGGCCATTGCGGGTGTGGGCGGCAAGGCACATGCCACTGCGGATCTGGAACTGGATCTGTTCACGTAAAGAGACTGCAAGGAGGACAACTAATATAGTTATATACTCATTGACATCAACCGATTTACAGTTGGGATTTGTAAATTTGATTAGCTACGAAATCTCTAGGTGCCGATTTCTTAATATCATGAAAACTCTTAACCAGGTGAAATGTTCTAGTTAAATTTGTCAGTTTAAGATATGTCGTCTGTAAGTTAACAGTACATTGAGAAATCGAAATTATGTTTCTGAACATATTAGCTTCATCTTATTTTTTTCTGACGGATAACAAACTTAAACCttaacatgacattgagaaatcggaCTAAGAAATTTAAAGAAAGTTCAACTAAGAAATCGGTTGCTGAAAATGGGCCTTATGATATAATTTAACCAACTGAAGCTGAATGGTAGTTCCTTTTCCCAGCTCTCCCATGTTCCTATGTTAAGAGCAGAGGCCCTCAAAGAAATGTGTCATTTCCTAGAatgtaaataaagtaaaacGTAAACTGTACAGCTTTCGCCTTGGGTCATCGAGTAGTCCGCTAATCCCATGTAGATATCCAGATGCTTTTCCAACTCCCCGCTTTCTCCAGGCAACTCACAACACATCCGATCCAATCACAcccaacacacacactctcTATAACCTAATATTTAACCCCAAAAAGCAGACACAGATCGCGGGCGGCTCCGCTGGTCTTCGAGGAGCATCCCTACTATGGAGGATTAAGGGGTCAGCTCCTCCAGTTGCGTCCGCAAAGGGACGGCACTTTGGGCAGCTACATCCTGCAGCGCCAGCAGCCGCAGTTGAGGGCTGTGCCCAGGGATTCCGATGACACCATCACCATTTCGGCGGCCAGCATCTCCGCCATTGCCGATGGCAATGGAGCCAGTAGCTCCAGTAGCTCGATCTCGGCCAGCGCCAGTGACTTCAACCGCATCCAGTTGGCCGCCGCTCGACTGGTGGCCATTCAGGAGCTGGCCAAGCGCAAGGGTTCCTTCAGCGAGGAGGACAACAAGGTGTATGCCAGCAGCCTGCTGGAACTGGGCCAGGCTGCCCAGAGTTTGGCCATGCTCCAGCAGACCGGTCAGATCAAGGACTTCAGTGTTCTGCTGCAGCCGGACACGTTTGGCAATCCCCAGCAGCAGCCCTCGAACTTGGGCCTCGAGGCCACCAACAATCCGGCTGACCAGAAGATCGACGAACAGAAGCTGGATGAGGTCACCGAGCAGCAGTTCTCTCCCGACGAGCAGTTCCTGCCGCCCAACAACGAGGATCCCTACGAGGATGTCAACGATAGTGTCTCCGTGATGGCTCCCAAGAAGGATGCCGCCGTGGCTGAGGCCAAGCCAGTGGGTAGGTCTTTGAAAAAATAACTATTTTCAAGAAAAGGGTTTAATAACATAACTGGTTATCCCCTTTCAGGTCTCTCCATTGCCGGCGAAGGTGGAGTGGCCTCCTCTAAACCCAATGCCGTGGCCCTTTCCGGCCGGAATGGTTTGGCCGTAGCCTCGCCCAAGGCCACCGCCATTGCTGGAGTTTCCCCCGAGGAGGCAGCTGCCTTCAGCATTTCCCTGCCCACTCGGAATCAACTGGTGATCAAGAGTCCCAATTTTGCAGCGGAGAAGGCCAGCGAAGATTATGACTACAACGATGTGCCCCTAAACCTGGCCCGCTTCCCTCTGACCCGGGAAACTCCACAGCATCTGATCCCTGTTCGCACCCCCGGAGGCGATTCCCTGGTGGAAAGGTGGCGCACCGCCATCGCCGAGGATTATGCTGCCAGACAGGCGCAGACTAAGATGGCCACGGCTCACCCTACGCCCTTCATCCGCATGGCCCCCAAACGACGTCTCCACTCGGAGTAATGCTAGACTTGGATTTAAATTGGATTTAATGAGATCGTAATGAGATTTATAGTATACGTTGTACAACATATTGTGTGCCAGCTCCCGAATTGCCAATAAAATTTGCCTATTTAATTGAAATGGTTTCCTTTTTTCCTGCAAACAACAATTTGTTTACTctcataacaacaaaatacacACTCATCATAGTAGTTGTACTATTCCATAGAACCTTTACCGTTTTTTATAGTAATCTTACTATTTATGTAGTAGTTTCACAATTTGATAGTTGTTTTACTATTTTAAAAGTGGTTTTACTATTTCTTAGTTGTAAAAGTATAATCTAGtaagtttaagcaacaattttGATCTGAAAACCACAAAATTCCCATTTAtagatttttgttttatgaGAAAGTACTATAATTGGTCACTTAAAAAGTAGTAAAGTATTGAGCTTGCATTTCTCTaaaatgaaaatgtataacttgTTTTAAAGTCAGTAAATTGTTTTAAAGTGTTACACTGATAAAAcataatgacataaaattcTGGAATTATTCCCAAAAGGTCTATGACTGTTTGGGACCGACGTCGTCTTTCTATTTACTAGTAGTTttactattttattttatttgtactATTATATATTAGCTATAGTCTTTCTTTTGTCTTTAAAATTTACACCTATGGATCGTTAGGGCTTCCTAATTATTCAGTTCTTGGTGGAACACGTCTACGTTACTGACCAACCCAAGGGGCCAATGAACTGGATGTTTCCATGCGAAAGACCACAAATAGCCGACCAAGATCATATGAAGACTGTGACAGAGAGACAGGGCGACGCATCTAATTGCTGCGGGAAGTGATTACAGTTTATAACGAATCTAAATTTATTTATGCTATTGCGCACGGCGAAAATCTGAGGCGGGATGAATGCAAGCATGTGCAAATCTTGATTAATCTTTTCCGCCAGGGCAGGCAacatgaaaataaattatctAAGGGGGGAATGGGCAGCGGTCTGCGGGAAAGAACGCATTCAATTTGCACCTGAACCAGTTGGCTCCATCTACCATCTCACAGATGCGAGTACCTTTACCCGTCAATGCGGCTTCAATGCGATCGCCCATGCCATGCTTGACTTCTATTACAGACCCGAGAGACTAGGAACTTGGCCGAGACCAAGACCGCATCTACGTTGACCATCTGCCATCTGCAAGCGAACCTGAAACCAGAAAAGCTGGCCAGCTTTGTTGGCTTTTCAGGCTGCTTTTCAGGCTC is from Drosophila suzukii chromosome 3, CBGP_Dsuzu_IsoJpt1.0, whole genome shotgun sequence and encodes:
- the LOC108006878 gene encoding uncharacterized protein isoform X4; translation: MRFLALSTLLLASLALSQAQQSGGLAVDAYWRTTNIEAWPPGAPVAPIEKSGKLIAGTVPAQELAPYGAYQPVLLRAPYYAAYQLPLAYVLQPKPTTDQPTTAEITTTTGRPENLADDSSSEIEIEKPEKLQALPTEKTRTLTQTGDLKSDLGLRSAVSKINPDYVIEEIVSVPGKLVISTSGSPRSSKQQLQKKIAPQKLRKQVAPKVEATGKTSTSNSNFPQIPFGNYFLPYRPEEAQAIQGRKQAALILEPHSKAVVGNGGTAISTPISKAYLKRGVPTNVYFNPESVAIAGVGGKAHATADLELDLFT
- the LOC108006849 gene encoding uncharacterized protein — encoded protein: MLLLWIGLLGVWSVQGAQVYMQFNGQGYSYDTDRSDVAPSYGSLSLDSFGPLQFVQQALRTRTRPLPRISYNTQATSSLTRGYQTGIPNHLKPQQTRQNFDFSTHQMSHAQHTDESGNVLGRYSYYDEAGYHELSYKAGAGIGFVVMGGNLAKATTAEPHSEIEIGNGIQTNALTGFEELHNYRGYT
- the LOC108006878 gene encoding uncharacterized protein isoform X1, which encodes MRFLALSTLLLASLALSQAQQSGGLAVEIQKQRLVKFPEEFEPSAAPPSSEKADEAKRILEQIAKVNEAFGYVKKQPEQPKLPPILDSSQYLFPKPAHQPFHAHQHHFAGSNGQTLLEPSIRAVKLTRNVAGSYNLPPRLRHAAESSSKEEKQKTQLYFRPNEVQVPKPSSEQEAQQLPAHFVIPVHLYKLNKDEYLKEHASQEYKVKGYKIIGDVDSFYGKGKAARKQGKTTPKYHLFFLPRELALNEDGTPKRGNSTTIGTTTTTTKSPSPTSVNFKEYRLDSREKPIHKSQPQKIQPSLAPELITLSSLNRKKVSFTAKPVRLSGKEAEQQITQSSSSLNIKSTSAPAPLSSTLPPSGGLLPNRNRLNPFRMPGMNIAEMQNQTSVAIKNAFQNIFKLPFRPPMAASTVGEGPVIMGNVPEKNQAIESVDYKWEDESEGAGDGMMSDDVDTVENTAAELDNSASSEKHLFAHKTHHLMNTIGQVATAQQSTQKQALREGGIIIQRLKVRRGGIAIAGPGGVATAGSGGTAIVGPGGYALTHPRSLTIAGPGAKVISIPANVDLKDALARTDLETRSFPREGKIVATGPTVYYAPPTGTTTMEEAEQGAGQFESEA
- the LOC108006878 gene encoding uncharacterized protein isoform X3, yielding MRFLALSTLLLASLALSQAQQSGGLAVEHRSRAAPLVFEEHPYYGGLRGQLLQLRPQRDGTLGSYILQRQQPQLRAVPRDSDDTITISAASISAIADGNGASSSSSSISASASDFNRIQLAAARLVAIQELAKRKGSFSEEDNKVYASSLLELGQAAQSLAMLQQTGQIKDFSVLLQPDTFGNPQQQPSNLGLEATNNPADQKIDEQKLDEVTEQQFSPDEQFLPPNNEDPYEDVNDSVSVMAPKKDAAVAEAKPVGLSIAGEGGVASSKPNAVALSGRNGLAVASPKATAIAGVSPEEAAAFSISLPTRNQLVIKSPNFAAEKASEDYDYNDVPLNLARFPLTRETPQHLIPVRTPGGDSLVERWRTAIAEDYAARQAQTKMATAHPTPFIRMAPKRRLHSE
- the LOC108006878 gene encoding uncharacterized protein isoform X2, which encodes MRFLALSTLLLASLALSQAQQSGGLAVDRHRSRAAPLVFEEHPYYGGLRGQLLQLRPQRDGTLGSYILQRQQPQLRAVPRDSDDTITISAASISAIADGNGASSSSSSISASASDFNRIQLAAARLVAIQELAKRKGSFSEEDNKVYASSLLELGQAAQSLAMLQQTGQIKDFSVLLQPDTFGNPQQQPSNLGLEATNNPADQKIDEQKLDEVTEQQFSPDEQFLPPNNEDPYEDVNDSVSVMAPKKDAAVAEAKPVGLSIAGEGGVASSKPNAVALSGRNGLAVASPKATAIAGVSPEEAAAFSISLPTRNQLVIKSPNFAAEKASEDYDYNDVPLNLARFPLTRETPQHLIPVRTPGGDSLVERWRTAIAEDYAARQAQTKMATAHPTPFIRMAPKRRLHSE